One segment of Physeter macrocephalus isolate SW-GA chromosome 3, ASM283717v5, whole genome shotgun sequence DNA contains the following:
- the LOC102973216 gene encoding 60S ribosomal protein L37a-like — protein MTVNILKLCSAAPSEPFTPADTATSLPQASPLVLLAITVGGDSCGDVAKRTKKVRIVGKYGTHYGASLRKMVKEIEISQHSKYTCSFCGKAKMKRRAVGIWHCGSCMKTVAGGAWTYNTISAATVKSAIRRVKELKDQQKRHHLKHC, from the exons ATGACTGTAAACATCCTCAAACTCTGTAGTGCTGCCCCTTCAGAACCTTTCACCCCAGCGGATACAGCCACATCACTTCCCCAGGCATCTCCCCTGGTGCTTCTGGCTATTACTGTTGGTGGTGATA GTTGCGGCGACGTGGCTAAACGCACCAAGAAGGTCAGAATCGTGGGTAAATATGGGACCCATTATGGTGCCTCCCTCAGGAAAATggtgaaggaaattgaaatcagCCAGCATTCCAAGTACACTTGCTCCTTCTGTGGCAAAGCCAAGATGAAGAGACGAGCTGTGGGCATTTGGCACTGTGGCTCCTGCATGAAAACAGTAGCTGGTGGTGCCTGGACCTACAACACCATTTCTGCTGCCACAGTAAAGTCTGCCATCAGAAGAGTGAAGGAATTGAAGGACCAGCAGAAGCGCCACCATTTGAAACACTGCTAG